DNA sequence from the Antarctobacter heliothermus genome:
TGCGGCGTCCAGCGCCGCCATCAGGCGCAGGTCCAACGATCCCTGCGCGTCCTGATAGCCCGCTAGGGCGGCATCCAGAACCGCCTCAGAAGACAGCAAGTTGCCGGTAACGATCACTCCGTCGCCCTGACGTGCGCCCGCTGTCGCGATGCTGTCCGCGCCGGTGAAATGACCCACACCACCCTTTGGGTCCAGCGTCGCCAACTGGCGATGCCCGCGCCCGCTGTCGACCTTTGTCACCTGATCCGCAGCGTCTTGCGCGCTGGTTCCGGCCTTCATCAGCGCCAGTGTGTCGGTCCCCCACATGGTCGATGGCAGCGATCCTTGCGAGGCGGACATCCCCGATTCGGCATCGCCGTGCAGCACCCAGCCCCCGACGCACAGACTGCCGGTTGTGGCAGCACCGCCGTAAAGGCCTGATTTTTCATCGTAGGCCATGATCGAAATCGTCATGTGCGGGCCTCCTGATCATGAGACTTGAATTTATCATGAAAATTTGGCCTGATGCAATTTATCATGAAAAATAAAAATCAAAGACAACAGCGGAGGTAACGCAATGTCGCTCATTTCAATTACGCGTCGCGGGGTGTTGGCCGCCGGGACGGCGCTTG
Encoded proteins:
- a CDS encoding DUF1028 domain-containing protein translates to MTISIMAYDEKSGLYGGAATTGSLCVGGWVLHGDAESGMSASQGSLPSTMWGTDTLALMKAGTSAQDAADQVTKVDSGRGHRQLATLDPKGGVGHFTGADSIATAGARQGDGVIVTGNLLSSEAVLDAALAGYQDAQGSLDLRLMAALDAAFAAGGDSRGLLSAALLIVGRDMAPLTLRIDYSPTPLDDLRALHDRATTGDYADWAVLVPTLNEPERAAPYGAKTDQPV